The following is a genomic window from Sciurus carolinensis chromosome 3, mSciCar1.2, whole genome shotgun sequence.
CCACATATGAGGATTACTCAGGCTTGGCAAGGCTTGGGTGGGGTAAGAAAGGAAGTCGCCTCCCTGGAGTGCCAGCTAACACCTGGTCCCATCCACTACAGGCATTGCCTTGGGCGGTAGCCCCTCAGCGCATGCGCAAGTGCCCAGTCCCGCCCAGGTGCCCACCTGCAGGGCCCTGGAGGCGACGCGGTCCATGATGGTGGCCCTCTCCAGGGTGCCCTCCTCCAGCTCCCGCAGGTACACTTCGTAGAGCTCCTCCAGGTGCTGGGGGACCGCCAGGTTGTAGTCTGCCGCGGGAAAGGCAGGACTCAGCGCGAGCCGGCGGGCCTTCAGCGAGCGGTTCGGACAGGCGGGGTGCGCGCCCTACCATCGATGATCTGCCGCTGACCCTGGATGATCTCGTCGCAGAGGCTGCGGTGCTGCTCCAGGCGGCGCACGGCCTCGCGGCGGTGGCGCAGCGCGCCGTCGCGGAGCAGCGCGTGAGACTGCATCTCTGTGTTTTCCACCTCGAGCTCGTGCACGCGGCACAGCAGGCTGAGCACCTCGCGCTGCTCCTCGGAGCCGATGCGCCGCGGCAGCGTCTCCTCCAGGCGCCGGCCCCGCGCGCGCAGGTCTCGGCAGCGCTGCTCCAGCGCCAGCTGCAGGCGGCAAGTGATCAGCGCCGGCAGCACCGCCGGTCCGTCCTGTCCTCGCCTCTGCAGCCTCCGACTCCAGGCATGGGGTAGGGCGCCATGCCAAGGCCATCCCTCGGAAGGGGCTGCTCCAACGTGGCCTCTGTGCACACTCTCTTGCGCCCTGACCACCACCCACCCACCGCTGGAGCCAGGTGGATAACTGGTTGCTCAGGTCTCATTATACCCCGCAGTCCCTCTCCCCATTGGGTAACCCCAGAAGGTTCCTGTTATCGGGAAAGCCCCAAAGTCTTGACTCTgatgtgtgccaggcactgattTTAACCTCACAACAACCCAGGGAGGGCTGCATCATGACTGTCCCACTCCACAGATGAGGAGTGtgaagcacagagagggtaaAGAACCTAGCAAGGTCACCCAGGATTTGTGGCCTGAGCTCCTAGGCCTCCCTCTTCACctgcctctttattttatttttatttttttagatgttgatagacctttattttattcacttattcatatatgcggtgctgagaatcgaacccagggcctcacatgtgctgggcaagtgctctaccccgagcccagcccctgcccttcaCCTGCCTCTTAAGCCCACCCCCCGCCCAGCCCTGACACCTTCTCCTTGCGCAGCTGCTTCTGCTTGCCCACCAGGGCAGCGATGCTCTCCCGGGCCGAGGCCACCTCGGGTGGTTCCACGATGTCTGGCTGGTCATCGCCTGTGTCTGAGTCCTTCTCGCTGTCGTCCTTCATGAAGGActccttcctctgttcctccCGCCACTTGAGGGTGCGGCGGGACTTCTCGTGCTCCCAGCTGCCACAGCCCCACCCCGGGGAAGACACAGGGGTCAGGCCTGGGACAGGACAGTGCGTGGCTGCAGATCCCAGCTCCTCCACCCCAGGCCCGGGGGCCCTGAAAGGTGCTCACCCGGCGATGGTGAGCAGGTGGCGGGAGGTCTCGATCTGGACCTCCATGGCCTGGTTCTCCAGCTCCAGCAGCCGCCGCCGCACGTCCATCTGCTCCTGGAAAGCGCTGACGAGCTGCTCCCGCAGCGGCCCCATCTCCTCCTGCTCGCCGTGCCCGCCCTGCAGCTGGACCTCGGCTGCTCGGTGCGGGTGGGGGAGGCCAGCGGAGGGGACAGGCTCAGGCCGGGAAGGCTGTGCCCCCTGGGGCCCTCTCCACACTTTGTTCCCACAGCTCCGCTCCCACTTCCTGCAGGAAGACTGCCTAGAGAGCCCTCCCCTCCCACGCCACACTCCCACGGGAGCCTTGAGGCTGTGGCCCAAGGTGACCCCAGCTCCTCCATGGGAGCCGGGCTCTGTGAGCCCCTCGGCACCTGTGTGTCAGCTACAGAAAGGTGACCCTCACTTCATGGTCATCTGTTGGAAAACCGCCACAGCAAACACCCAAGTCTAGGAGGGGATGTGCCCCTTCCAGTGGTGGCAGGCATGTCCCCAAGGCACCACGGTGCACCTCCAGTGCGAAGTCCTGCACAGCTAAGTGCTCAGTGTCTCTCGCTTGTGTGATCCCGCCTAATCTCTGACTCTCCAAAGCAGGGATCGTGATCCTGATTTACAGGGGAAGCCTAGATGGCTCAGAGAGGTGGAGTGACTAGCCCAAGGCTGTCCAGCCAGAAAGAGCCAGGGTCTGGATGAACCCACCCCCTGTGTCCCCAGCGCAGGGAGACAGCCTGGTGGAGGGCTGCTGGAGATGGGCACCCACTAACAGGCCCAGGGGCACACCTTGGATGTGGCGGATGTCACCCCGCCCCAGCTGGCCCCGGGCCTGGCCCCGCCCAGCCTGCTGGTCAATTTTGCACTTGAGCCGCTGGATCTCTCCCCGCAGGTCTGCGATGATGCTGGTGTACTGGGCGATGTGGTAGGAGACGCTGAGCAGGTTCTGCTTCACCTGTGGGGAGCATGGGATGGGGGCAGAGGGGCCACACTCACCCGGCCTGCCTCTGTGCACTCCCTAGGGCCTGCGGGAATGGGgggcttcctttctcttttcctcccctctgcctcttcccagTCTTTCTGGATGGCAGTAACGGCCTCTTTACCTCCAGTGCCACGGCCTCCTATCACATTTACATGCCTCTCCTAGATCTGTAATTTGAAAATGCTGCTTCTGCTCATCAACCTTCCGTGGCTCCCTACAGTGTAAGGGGAATGCCCTGATTCCGGCGCCTGGTGTTCAAGACCCGCCGCtggctttgatttcttttgtacTCACTGCTCTAGTCAAGGAGCCATCCTGGTCTCCCATGCACACCACAGGTACCATCTCCTTCCCACACCTTCCCTCCTTTGGAATCTCTGCCCTTCCTGCTTCCAAGCTTCTGGGATGTTCTCTCCAGTCTTCAGAGCATCCCAGAGTCTCCAAGAAGCTCCAGCGGATTGCTTGGCCCGCCCCTCCCCGTCCCCGTCCGGCCCCAGCACCTGCTGTTGGCCTCACGCACCTGCCACCCACATGCTGAACTGTCAGCCAACCATTTCAAGGTGCCTCCCCTCCGCCCCACCAAGGTCTGGAGCTTGGGACGCAGCCTCAAGCACCCGCCGTGGTGGCGGGCTGGTCTCAGTGCTGGAAGAAGGCTCCCAGCGAGCGCTGCCTTGCTGTCCTCGGCTCCCTGCCCCCACACACCCACAGCTGGGGCAGACTCTTCCCAACAGGTGCCCCCAGCTCCAGTCTCCACGCCATCGCTGACCAGGTGCAAGTCCCCTAACGTCCCTAAGTCTCGCTGTCCTCGGCGTTTAATGGGGAAGCAATAACACCTGCCTGGCTTGGGGACTGAGTGAGATCATACGCCAAAGAGCTCAGAGCAAGGGCTGTCGGGGCCACCTCTCACTGCGGCCACTGTCGAGGTGCGTGGgaaaggtggaggaagggagaCGGAGGGCTGGGCTGAGGCCCCGACAGGGAGTGGTCGGAAGAGGGCCCACGGGAACGGGGGCTTCCGGGCAGTCAGGTGCAGGGAAAGGGCTTGCAGGTACCGTTTGACTGGGGAGAGGCCATGGCGTGGTGGCTGGGGTGGGTGGCAGGGGCCAGTCCAGGAAAGCTGTGCCGTGGGCGTTTTGCTGCCCTACTGGGCCCTCCggcactgagccccagccccagcacttgttcttttattttgagacagggcctcgctaagttgctgaggctggccttggtcTTGCCATCcgtctgcctctgcctcccgagtggctgggattccaggtgtgcccacCGCGCCCTGCTCCTCACCCTGGTCCTAATGTTCTTGGCCCGGCCAGCGTAGGTCAGGGTGTTCCGGGACTCCTCGAAGGCCGTGCTCGCAGGACTGATGTGGGCGATCATCACTGTGCGGCTGTTCCCGCCCAGTGAATCCTGGAGGAGGGGGATACCGAGGGAGGTCACCGGTGACCGCCCCCTAGAGGGCCTCCTGCCAGGCTGcccccagggcctccccaggTGTGTTCTCGCCCCCgggcccccttctctctctcacactcgCCCCATGGGGCCGGCTGCTGGGCATCACGTGGTGTCAACAGCTTGGGAGGATGAAAGGCCCACCTGGCCGCCATTACCAGCTGTGAGACTGAGGCTACTTCACCGTCTAATCCTGCGCTTCCTGATTCTGTAGATGGCGGTGCTTGgcctctgtccccacctccctgcctgTGGATGCAGTCACCACAGCGGCTGAGGCCAGTGTATGAGTGGTGGCCGTGCTGTGGGAGCAGGGGACCTGGTAGTGTGAGCCCTGGGAGAATTCCTTAACTTctctgcctcggtttcctcatctgcaaatgcAGTTCCCTCCAGCTAGCTAGATAAAATACAGGACACCAGGTACACGTGAACTTCGGATGAAATTCAAACGATGAACGAAAATGTTTTTGAAGTGTAAGTATGTTTCAAAGATTGCGTGGGATATACTTATACTAAAACTAAattctttatctgaaattcacatttaGCTGGCTGTGTTCTGTTCTGTGGCCTGTGTTTGCGTCAGATCTCACTCTGCTGCCCAGGCCGGGCTCAGACTCCTAAGCTCAGGCGACCCTCGCGCCTCGGCCTCCCAGGGGCCGGGACTCAGCTCATGCCACTGCCGGGATCTGCGTGTTTGTTCCTTACACGCGGCAGCCGCAGGCCTGGGGCCAGTGCCGGGCGGGCAGCCGGTACCTTCAGGAGCCGCGTGAGCTTGCTGTCGCGGTAGTTGATGTACTTGTTGCTGCCCCGGTCGCTCAGCGCGCTGATGCAGTtgcccagggccagcagggagcGGTTGATGTGGGCCCCCTCCTTCATGCGCTGCCCGCGGTTCCGGGTCTGGGGGTGAGCAAAGGCACAGCTGGGGCCTTGGGCAGGGGTGGGGTTCCACTGAAGCCACCTACCAAGCCCTGGAGACGGGCTGTGAACTCCGCCATCTGCTCTGGGCCCTGAAATGTGACTGTGTGGGACACCAGAGGGCCTGGGCCACCCTCCTCCTGGGGTCCTGAGGGCACTCCCGAGGGGGAGAACGGGAGCCTCTGAGTGACAGGTGTGGACCGAGGGCATGGCTGCGTCCTGCGTCACAGGCCAGGCATGGGCACTCGGGGCTTGACCCAAGTTTTGTGAATGACAGGAGGGGCGGGCCAAGGGTGGCTCCTGCTCAGCTCCATCATGGGCTCCAGGGGCGCTGCAGGCATCAGGGAGCAAGGAGGAGCACACTGTGTGTGTGAAGGAAGTGAGTGTGCACGAGTGTGAACGCCTGTGAGATGTAGATGTGAGCCAGTGTGAGCGTGTGGGGTGtgtgagagactgtgtgtgtgtatgagtatgtGAGCATGTGTGAGCATGTGGgaggtgtgtgaatgtgtgaagTGTGTGAGCTTGtgggtgtgtggggggtgtgagtgcgtgtgtgagtgtgtgtggggtgtgagtgtgtgtgggtgtgagtgCATGAGTGTAAGCATGTGCATGTGGGGTtgagggcatgtgtgtgtgagtgtgtgtgtgagcgtgtgtgggGTATGAGTgtgtgagactgtgtgtgtgagtgtgtgagcatgtgtgggTGTGACTGCATGAGTGTGAGCATGTGCATGTGGGGTTGAGGgtatgtgtgtgagtgcgtgtgtgagtgtgtgtggggtgtgagTGTGCGTGGGTGTGACTGCATGAGTGTGAGCGTGTGCATGTGGGGTtgagggcatgtgtgtgtgagtgcgtgtgtgagtgtgtgtggggtgtgacTGCATGAGTGTGAGCGTGTGCATGTGGGGTtgagggcatgtgtgtgtgagtgcgtgtgtgagCGTTGTGGGGTGTGAGCgtgtgtgggtgtgagtgtgtgggtgtgagCGTGTGCATGTGGGGTGGAGGGCATGTGTGTGAGTgcgtatgtgagtgtgtgtgggtgtgagcGTGTGCATGTGGGGTGGAGGgcatgtatgtgtgagtgtgtgtgtgagcgtgtgtgggGTGTGAGCGTGTGTGGGTGTGACTGCATGAGTGTGAGCGTGTGCATGTGGGGTGGatggcatgtgtgtgtgagtgcgtgtgtgagcgtgtgtgggGTGTGAGCGTGCGTGGGTGTGACTGCATGAGTGTGAGCGTGTGCATGTGGGGTggagggcatgtgtgtgtgagtgcgtgtgtgagCGTGCGTGGGTGTGACTGCATGAGTGTGAGCGTGTGCATGTGGGGTggagggcatgtgtgtgtgagtgcgtgtgtgagtgtgtgtggggtgtggctTGAGTGGTGGAGGGCGCCTCCTCTCCCCTAGGCCTGCAGGCCCACATCCAGCCCAGGGGCTCCGCCCAGGACACCCCACAGGAGGGCCAGGCCCCTGGGTGGTGCTGAGAGAGGACAGGCCtccccaggccccgcccacccCCTTCAGGAAGGCTCTGGGAtttagggaggggagagaggcctTTGCTGAAGTCCCCCTGCTGCGACCCAGCCCACATGTTCCAACAGGAAACCCGTTCacgcccccacccccgccactgTCCCCTGCATCTGTTCAGGTGTTGGCGGTGACATCACTGGCCTCCTTGCTTAGGTGACCATGAGCCCCATACTGGTCCACAGAAGGGGTCTGGGCCTACGTCTGCTGGGAGGTGCCAGCACCCAAGGCCACAGGGCCAGGGAAGCAAGGTTCACTGGTTGGGGACGGATCCTGCACCAGGTGAGTGACAGGGTCCTTCTCCTCTCCTGGATGTGGCTGACTGGAAGGCCCTCCACCAGGCTCGGCCCAGGCCCCTCAGGAGGGTCTCGTCTCCCACCTACAGACTCCTCACCTGGGCCACTCTTCCTCCCCGTCCTCCCACCcgctggccctggccctggcgcTCTGCTGGATATCCTGGACCATCTGCCCTCTGGACGCTCCGCGGTGCCTTACCTGGGGGCCCCTGCTTGTCCCTGCCTCCCTGGGATATCCTCTGGGAGCCGCCCACCCTGACAGCCTCTCCTCCAGCCCCGAGAGCCCGCTTCCCTGCCCGCCTTCCTCCGCAGCCTCCACTCCCGGAACCGGCCTCACCTGGGAGGCGCGCTCCGAGCCGGCCAGGTCGATCATGAACAGGCGGCCCTGCCGCACCTCCTGCAGGATGTCCTTGACCCGGCTGCGCTGGCGCACGGCCACCTGGAGCACGGCGTGGGAGCGGGAGGACGTCTGGTTGGCGGCTGTGGGCTCCTGGGTCCTCTGCCGGTTCCCCTTCGTCAGCAGCTGCATGATCTGCGAGTGGGGAGGCAGGCGGCTCTTGGGGACCCATGGAGGTGTCCGGCAGAGAGGAgcagcccaggggctgggggctgggggcaggtgggTCTGGCACCTGAGAGGTTGGGAAGGGGCAGGTGGGGCCGGCTGAGCGGCTTGGCAGGTGGCCTCAGCTCTCTGGAGGATGTAAACCGGGAGGCTCTGCAGCCTGGTCACCCGCCCAGGCCAGTGCCGTGGGGCACGATGGCAGGTGCGAGCTTCCCTCTTGCTGCCCCTCTGGATTCTCGGGCTCCCACCCGCAGCTGGGCgccactccccaccccctgccccaggTGTCCTCTGCAGGGCCCTTGGCTGGCAGCGCGAGACTCGCCTCCTCGGCGTTGAGGGTGGAGACCTCGGTGATGCCCGCCACCTGGATCACCCCTTTGGAGTCCTCCCTGAGCTCGAGGTACCCCAGGGCGGGGTTCAGCAGGTCCCGGATCATCTCATTGTAGATCTGAGGGGACCCGTGAGGGAGCAGGAGGCCGACCCAAGGGCCAGGTCCCCTCCCTCCCACACAAGAGGGGGACAGGAGGTCACGCTTTCGGGGTGAGGGAAGCCCTGGCCAGGGAGTGACACCTTCCGCTCCacggcagggtgggggtggggaggcctcGGCACCCACAGGGGCTCCAGAGCCAAGGTCACAGAGGCTCCAGAGGACTCCCTTCCGACAGGCAGGGCCCGGGCGGAGCGCCTCCTGGTGGCCGGACACCTCGGGCGACCTTAGGCAGCTTCTCTGGGGACCCCACAAAGTGGGACTTGCTGGCTGCTGGCTGGACAGCTGCAGATAGCTCTGCCTCGCTGCTCTTCCTGGGCTGTCGCCCCGAAGAGCATCTGCTCCTCGGGAGCCAGATGGAGTCCAGCCCGCTGTGACCTCCCCTCCTCTGTGTGCCCCCCGTCCCCTCCCCGGGGCAGATAGGTTCTGTTGGGGGAGGGCCCTGGACTGTGAGGAGGTGAGTGGCCTCGGAGGCTCTGTGCTAACTGCAAGGCTACTGTGGAGCGTGGTCCAATGAGCAAGGCCTGGCTTTAAAGCCACGGGGTCCGGAGCTTGAGTGCTTGCTCCCTCACTTACTGTGTGCTGTGGATCTAGTggcctaacctctctgagctcatTTTCCGTAAGGCAGGGATGTGGGAGAGCAGCCACGATGAACAACTTGCCGGGAAGCTGCTGGGTGACTGGCTCCAGGCAGGAGGGCCAGCCCCATCCCCTGCACCTCTCATTCCAGCCTGGGTGGGGCTTACCTCCAGGTAGGACATGGACACCTCATATTCCATGTCATTGCTGGTCTCCTCAATGGCACGGAAGAGGTCATTGAGGGTCCGAACGTAGATGCCTGGCTCATGGTCCGTGCCCAGCATGGTGTAGGTTTTCCCGCAACCTGGCGGAGCAGGGCCGGAAGGAGGGAAGCCTTGCTGGGCAGGTGCTCCCGGAAACCCCGGGTCTATCCTCCAGGTCACTGCCCATGGTCAGGGAGGTGGCGAGGGCGGGGAGGGGCAGCCTCGGCTGGGGCCGGGGTGCGTTAGGGCCCACCCATCTTTGATTCCAGCCGCGGCGGGGGCCAGACCAGCTCTCTGGTGCGGGGCTCAGGGCCTGGCTCTTGGGGGCACCACGGGGCACTCCAGTCCTGACCCGCTGCAGGGCTTCCTCACCCGTAGGGCCGTAGGCAAAGACGGTGGCATTGTAGCCTGAGATGACCCCGTCGATGAGGCTCTTGGTGGTGGCCTGATACACCATCTCCTGCAGGGAAAGGGAGCCGTCAGGGCCCAAGACGGGCGCAGCACGAGGCCCAGCTGTCCTGGCCCTGGATAGGAGCGGTTTCCGTCCCAGGAGTCCCGGGCTGGGAGGAGGGTGACAGGAGGTGGAGGCTTCCCATCTTACAGCCCTGGGGACGCCAGCTGGTTAGAGTACTCAGGACACCTGAGCCGCCTTCCCCACAGCTGGCTTCTGCCCTTCACCCCCAGGACACCTTCCATCTGCTCCTGGGAGCCTCCCAAGGGCGGGGAGGGGGTCCCTAGGAGGGTGTCCGCTTCCCCGAGACTACCCTCCACCTGTCCCCCACACCAGATGGGCTTCAGGGTCCTTCCTCTGGCTCTGATATGGGTCCCCATGGAGTGTTCCATGTGGCTATGTTGTGCAGGATGGCAGGTGGGTGCTAACCCAAATGTGTCTAGGCAGGTGTATACAGGTGTGCCCACCATGCAGGTGTATACAGGTGTGCCCACCATGCAGGTGTATACAGGTGTGCACTCCATGTAGGAATGCAGGTATGTCCACCATGCAGGTGTATACAGGTGTGCCCACCATGCATGTGTATACAGGTGTGCACTCTATGTAGGAATGCAGGTATGTCCACCACGCAGGTGTATACAGGTGTGCCCGCCATGCAGGTGTATACAGGTGTGCCCACCATGCATGTGTATACAGGTGTGCACTCTATGTAGGAATGCAGGTATGTCCACCACGCAGGTGTATACAGGTGTGCCCGCCATGCAGGTGTATACAGGTGTGCACTCTATGTAGGAATGCAGGTATGTCCACCATGCAGGTGTATACAGGTGTGCCCTCCATGCAGGTGTATACAGGTGTACACTCCATGTAGGAAGGCAGGTATGTCCACCACACAGGTGTATACAGGTGTGCCCGCCATGCAGGCACATGTGGACTTTCTGAATGGGGAAAACTGAAGACTGGACCCTCGAGCTAATGGTGGAGGGAAGATGAGGGTCAATGGCAGGCCCTGGGTGGGACAAGGGGTTGAGAAGGGCTCCCAAGTGTCTCCAGGCCCAGGCCTCCCTCACCTGGGTGGCGGTGAAGTCAAAGGCCACGTCAAACAGGTAGGACTTCTCCCGGGAGCGATGTGCTCGCAGGATGTCGTCGGGGTCCTCCATTGGGTCCATGAGAACCACCATCTGCAGGTTGCCAAGGGCAGACCAGTGTCACTCAAGGTCCCCGGAGCCCAGGGCCCATTCCTGCCCCTGTCCACTCTCTGGGTGTCAGGGGCAGACACTCGGCCTCAGAGGCCCAGAGGAGAAGCCTCCCTGGTGACAAACAGGGGCTCCTGTGAGACCCGCCCTGTCTCAGGGGAGCAGAGCCACTGTGGGGGTGCCCCAAACTCTGCAGAGCTCAGATCCATCAGCCACGCTGCCCACCACGCTGCCTCTCCTGCAGGAGGAGTGACGACAGGGCTGGCAGCTGTGACCTTCAGGTCACCTACCCACCCAGCCTTGCATCCTGCTACTGCCACTGCAGCATCAGGCAGGAAAACAGTCGTCAGTTCCACTGGTCAGATGAGCGGCTCAGGGGCCAAAGAGGCACTTGCCCCAGGCCACACACGAGCTGGTGGGGGCTAGGGCTCAAAACCCAGGTCTGAGTCTGAAGCCCAGACTCGGCCACCTGCCTTGCAGCTGTGCAGCAGCTGGGACCCTGCTTGTGCTGCCTGGACCCTCCACGCCCGGCtggcagcccagggcagggcagggcagagagcTGCTGGCAGCCGGTGACAGGCATGAAGAAAGCAGCTGGGCTTGGGAGCCGCTCACCGCTCACCGTGTCTGAGAGGAGGTTGGGGTGATTGACAGCTTCAAGCCTGGGCTGGGGGTCTGGCTGTGGGGCCCTGACTGGAGCCGGTGTGGGGGCTCCCTGcagggctctgtgtgtgtgtatgagcgTGTGTGTTAGTTACGGTACAGAAGGGGCCTGACTGGGTTCTGCCCCCACTCTCAGGGTGACCTTTTCCAGAACAATCTCTAATCCCAGTCCACTCTGCCCACGTCCTCAGTGTGCTGGGCCTTGCTCTGGGCTGTGTGTGAAGACAGAGGAAGGGCCTGGATCCTTGCTGGAGTCCTGGCCTAGGGTAGGGGCGGGAGAGTCAGGGCCTGGCTCAAGGAACAACAGAAGACATTCAAAGACTCGTGGAAGGGCTTGAGTTTGGGGGATGCAGGACAAGGGAAGCCAGGCAGGAGAGGACCACAGGGACAGCCTCTGAATACAAGTTCTGCCTCTTATAAGCAGAACCTTGCTCAAGCACTGGGACCAGCCTGAGCATCGGTCTCCTCCTCTGCAGATGGGACAGCAGCACCATCTGCCTGCAGGGCTGTGAAGATCCCATGAGACAAGCGTGAGCACATGCTAAGGGCTCAGTGGTCCTTCAAGGGACTGTCAAGAGGAGAGAGGGGTGGAGGCAGGGGATGGGGAGGTCACCTATTTCCCCCACCCATGATGGCCATCAAATCTAGAGTggtaacaaaatgaaacaaaaaacaaaatgaagtagaagaacagctacaaagcaaaaacaaaacaaaacaaaacttttaaaagacaaaaaataaaagaagttgagTGGCCCCCTCCCTCAGCACAGAGGTCACCAGTCCTTTGTGGCCCCACAAGGCTGGCGctctctccctgtcccccacCTCCTGTCCCAGGTGACTGGCACCTCTAACTGCTGCTCTGGGGCCCTGGGCTCCCTGGAGTCCTGGCTTTGCCAGACAGCCAGGGGAAATGAGCCACAACAGCGCTCGCCGCCTAGGGAGCGGGGCCTGTTCCCTGGGGCCAGGGGTGCTCAGCAGCGTGCCAGCTGGTGGCCTCACCAGCCCCTTCAGCACTAGCAGGAGGGGCGGGCAGCCTCCACGCCCCGGGCACACTCTCCACCGCTGATCCTGACTGAGCCCTTTCACGTGAATTCACAACTATTTTTCTCAGATGGACAGACTGAGGCACAGTCACGTCCCTAGGACTCAGCAGGGCCATGGGCGGGCCCTGGCAGACTGGCCCTCAGGCGGGCACCCGCTGATCCTCTGGACCCTCTCACCCTCTGCTCCCACCAGGGCCTGTGCTCATCTGTCCCTGGACAATGAGCTGCTGGTCGAGGAGGTGAGCACAGGCTTTCAGGGCCGCCCCGCAGAGCCAGAGCCCGTGGCTGTGCTCCCTCCCTGGGTCAGCAGGAGGGCCAGGGCCAGTGTGTCCCAAAAGAGCTTGCAAAGGGACAAGGCATAGGGAGAGGTCCCTCGGAGGGGACAGCAGAGGCTGGTGTGAGGTGGCAGGTGAGGACCCAGGAGTCCAGCTGAGCTTGTGGGCCTAGGAGATCTGCAGTGGGTCCCTCTGGTTCTACCTGTCGAGCTCGAGGAGTGAGGAGGCCCGGTCCCAGGAAGACAAGGACCTGGGGACCCCACCAGACTCCCCCTGCATTCTGTGTATGTCCTGGGACCTAAGCCCCTTCCCTGCAGTCCTGGACCCCTGGGGGAGGCGCACACCTGTGCCCGTCACACCCTAACCTGCCGTGGCCCCTCAGGTAGGCGTAAGGCTCCCTCTGCGATTCTCCAGGAGGGAGGGGCCCGGTGATGGCCAGGAGTCAGAGTCCTGTCCACTCAGATGCGATTCCAGGTGAGCCAGTTAATGGCGAGGGCTCCAGACAGGCCGGGCAGGGGCTCAGTGCAGGGAAAGAAGGCCACCTCTCGGCTGGCCAAGGCCGGGGGGCAGAGAGAGCTAAGGGCAAGGTGTTAGGGTCTGTGCTGTTACCTGGGGACCCACCTCTTCCCAGCCACTGGTCACCTCCTCAATGCTCTCTAAGCCTCTCCCAGGATCTGGTCCCGTCCCCCACCAATGACCTTGCAAGACCTCCCGGCACTGCCAAGTTCACGGCACCTTGGGCCTCCGGCTCCTCTGACAGCCGAATGCTCCTGCGTGGGCGTGCTGCCCGCACAGCTGCCTCCATGCCCACTTAGAGAGGCTTTGTCTGCTTCCATCTGTCTgcgcccagcccctgcccctccctcctgtccaCTCCGCCACACAAGGAGCCCTTGTGCCCTTGACCGGGGGAACTGAAGCCCAGCtaggggtgggtgggaggggggctgGAATGCTAAGGAGACCAGCTTGGGGCCCTCAGGGG
Proteins encoded in this region:
- the Kif19 gene encoding kinesin-like protein KIF19 isoform X4 — translated: MKDSGDSKDQQLMVALRVRPISVAELEEGATLIAHKVDEQMVVLMDPMEDPDDILRAHRSREKSYLFDVAFDFTATQEMVYQATTKSLIDGVISGYNATVFAYGPTGCGKTYTMLGTDHEPGIYVRTLNDLFRAIEETSNDMEYEVSMSYLEIYNEMIRDLLNPALGYLELREDSKGVIQVAGITEVSTLNAEEIMQLLTKGNRQRTQEPTAANQTSSRSHAVLQVAVRQRSRVKDILQEVRQGRLFMIDLAGSERASQTRNRGQRMKEGAHINRSLLALGNCISALSDRGSNKYINYRDSKLTRLLKDSLGGNSRTVMIAHISPASTAFEESRNTLTYAGRAKNIRTRVKQNLLSVSYHIAQYTSIIADLRGEIQRLKCKIDQQAGRGQARGQLGRGDIRHIQAEVQLQGGHGEQEEMGPLREQLVSAFQEQMDVRRRLLELENQAMEVQIETSRHLLTIAGWEHEKSRRTLKWREEQRKESFMKDDSEKDSDTGDDQPDIVEPPEVASARESIAALVGKQKQLRKEKLALEQRCRDLRARGRRLEETLPRRIGSEEQREVLSLLCRVHELEVENTEMQSHALLRDGALRHRREAVRRLEQHRSLCDEIIQGQRQIIDDYNLAVPQHLEELYEVYLRELEEGTLERATIMDRVASRALQDSSLPKITPAGATATPDSDLESGKTLSSETQHLQNSTLPPLGTDSDAHHMFKASSRAWQAKSSSVPTPPPIQVGSLVTQEALPPNSLGSQITSSPDSSENLSEILLSHKERKEILTSTKCISVKAARRRSRALGTEGRHLLAPALERSSLSLHSLSEADDARPQGLLACKRPPSPTLQHAVSEDNLSSSTGETPSQAGGHRGDGPGLWLRGQKKSPGKKREESLEAKRRKRRSRSFEVTGQGLSRPKTHLLGPHPSESTSDHKTPASRHPTPGVRHLGKVTLPLAKVKLSPGHNTGPGDPSPLAVPSNPAGVSRRAPRGPHLPHGSNTHGKDGRFRHN
- the Kif19 gene encoding kinesin-like protein KIF19 isoform X7, with protein sequence MKDSGDSKDQQLMVALRVRPISVAELEEGATLIAHKVDEQMVVLMDPMEDPDDILRAHRSREKSYLFDVAFDFTATQEMVYQATTKSLIDGVISGYNATVFAYGPTGCGKTYTMLGTDHEPGIYVRTLNDLFRAIEETSNDMEYEVSMSYLEIYNEMIRDLLNPALGYLELREDSKGVIQVAGITEVSTLNAEEIMQLLTKGNRQRTQEPTAANQTSSRSHAVLQVAVRQRSRVKDILQEVRQGRLFMIDLAGSERASQTRNRGQRMKEGAHINRSLLALGNCISALSDRGSNKYINYRDSKLTRLLKDSLGGNSRTVMIAHISPASTAFEESRNTLTYAGRAKNIRTRVKQNLLSVSYHIAQYTSIIADLRGEIQRLKCKIDQQAGRGQARGQLGRGDIRHIQAEVQLQGGHGEQEEMGPLREQLVSAFQEQMDVRRRLLELENQAMEVQIETSRHLLTIAGWEHEKSRRTLKWREEQRKESFMKDDSEKDSDTGDDQPDIVEPPEVASARESIAALVGKQKQLRKEKLALEQRCRDLRARGRRLEETLPRRIGSEEQREVLSLLCRVHELEVENTEMQSHALLRDGALRHRREAVRRLEQHRSLCDEIIQGQRQIIDDYNLAVPQHLEELYEVYLRELEEGTLERATIMDRVASRALQDSSLPKITPAGATATPDSDLESGKTLSSETQHLQNSTLPPLGTDSDAHHMFKASSRAWQAKSSSVPTPPPIQVGSLVTQETLQPVLSGTWDLCYVQGLPFPNHFTPRPCLPTAWVARSPLPQTAARTCQRSSYPTKLSRPKTHLLGPHPSESTSDHKTPASRHPTPGVRHLGKVTLPLAKVKLSPGHNTGPGDPSPLAVPSNPAGVSRRAPRGPHLPHGSNTHGKDGRFRHN